A stretch of Mya arenaria isolate MELC-2E11 chromosome 14, ASM2691426v1 DNA encodes these proteins:
- the LOC128218555 gene encoding uncharacterized protein LOC128218555 translates to MASKFESSIQRGCDFIHDFSCSPCEENGFNTEADHYCTQCTKYYCQNCVLKHDVLYQKHAVLGRKDVKKWEAAPGAVDALERCGMHPGEALKLVCADHDQLCCHVCVAVDHRQCSKIHPIPDVAKGIQRNIEFQQIPKKIAELEKQFELMKEARMKNTTSLKKTRAAISDELKTIRKKINDIIDKIERATLQDVDGIIAKLEKNIKKDIETCDKMTIELQDMIAAVQTKSKSSESKSYIAYRKSQDMISRANDHLRGISAIECYNVTFQANNLIEELLSAVKTFGAIEEQTVMTKQRKDPLSDPNHVFSVAEYKEYNVKMSDDKYPCYIYGVCEMPSGEFVIADMNNRKVKLLDKEYRVIDHCDVRGNPYDVCHIDGNEVAVCVDSGYADRRGLYFINATKGKLVYTSKLSFTHECFAAAHHGGQLYISSGNALYVYTMSGQKVKMLYEDKFGGMTVRKCGISNDGKTIYITNSGKHKLITLDNKGNKLDLLTDPDMKHPTGVHVTLAGHVFVCCEGSSTVLQVDKDGKKTLATLARKEDGLNLPQELFFSSRTSSLIVGGWNGTLLVIKLI, encoded by the exons ATGGCTTCTAAGTTTGAATCATCCATTCAGAGGGGCTGTGACTTCATCCATGATTTTTCCTGCTCTCCGTGTGAAGAGAACGGATTTAACACAGAAGCTGACCATTATTGTACTCAATGCACGAAATATTACTGCCAAAATTGTGTTCTGAAACATGACGTATTATATCAGAAGCACGCAGTTCTCGGCCGGAAGGACGTGAAGAAATGGGAGGCAGCCCCAGGGGCGGTGGACGCCCTGGAGAGATGCGGGATGCATCCCGGGGAGGCACTGAAGTTGGTATGTGCCGACCATGACCAGCTGTGCTGCCATGTGTGTGTCGCCGTGGACCACAG ACAATGTTCCAAAATCCATCCCATTCCAGATGTAGCAAAAGGTATTCAGAGAaatattgagtttcaacaaattcCAAAGAAGATAGCTGAACTTGAAAAGCAATTCGAGCTGATGAAAGAAGCAAGAATGAAGAATACGACATCTCTAAAAAAGACGCGGGCAGCCATTTCTGATGAATTAAAAACCATACGTAAAAAGATCAACGACATCATTGACAAGATTGAGAGGGCAACTTTACAGGACGTGGACGGAATAATAGctaaacttgaaaaaaatattaagaaagatATCGAAACTTGTGATAAAATGACTATCGAACTGCAAGACATGATTGCCGctgttcaaacaaaatcaaaatcaagcgagtcaaaatcatatattgCGTACAGAAAGAGCCAGGATATGATTTCACGGGCAAACGATCATCTTCGTGGCATATCAGCCATTGAGTGTTACAATGTAACATTTCAAGCCAATAACCTTATAGAAGAACTTTTATCTGCAGTAAAGACGTTTGGAGCGATTGAAGAACAAACTGTAATGACCAAACAGCGAAAAGATCCCCTTTCCGATCCAAACCACGTCTTCAGTGTTGCAGAGTACAAGGAGTATAACGTGAAGATGAGTGATGACAAATATCCATGTTATATCTATGGCGTATGTGAGATGCCTAGTGGAGAGTTTGTAATAGCAGACATGAATAATCGTAAAGTGAAACTCCTGGACAAGGAGTACAGGGTGATCGACCACTGTGATGTCCGGGGGAATCCATATGACGTGTGCCACATTGACGGAAATGAAGTGGCCGTTTGTGTTGACAGTGGTTATGCTGATAGACGAGgactttatttcattaatgcTACGAAAGGGAAATTAGTATATACGAGCAAGTTAAGCTTCACCCATGAATGTTTTGCCGCAGCTCATCATGGTGGCCAACTTTACATATCCTCCGGTAACGCCCTGTACGTCTACACGATGTCGGGACAGAAGGTGAAGATGCTGTACGAGGACAAGTTTGGGGGTATGACGGTGCGGAAATGTGGTATCAGTAACGACGGGAAGACAATCTACATTACAAACTCCGGTAAACATAAACTGATCACCCTGGACAACAAGGGTAACAAGCTGGACTTACTCACTGACCCTGACATGAAACATCCTACCGGAGTACACGTGACACTTGCTGGACACGTGTTCGTCTGCTGCGAAGGCTCCAGCACAGTGCTGCAGGTTGACAAAGACGGCAAGAAGACGTTGGCCACCCTGGCAAGGAAAGAAGACGGACTGAACTTACCCCAGGAATTATTTTTCAGCAGCCGCACTTCCTCTCTGATTGTTGGTGGATGGAACGGCACACTTCTTGTTatcaagttaatttaa